TCTTGATTTTCTTTTTGCAGTCAGACCCGTTCATTCAAATATGGAACTTACAGATGCAGATAAAATTACGGAACGTACTGTAGAATTTTTTATTCCTCAGTTTAAGGAAAACGGAGTTGAATTAAAAACTGAACTTTGCAGAAAGCAGCAGAGAATTCTAATTGATGAAAAACTTTTTAGGGAAGTACTGATTAATATTCTGCAGAACGCACTTCAGGCAATAAAATCTGCTTCCGTTAAGGAAGGCCTGGTTCACGTAAGTTCTTTCTGCGATGCAGAAAAGTATACCCTTAAAATTTCTGACAACGGCTGCGGTATGGATGAAAATACTGCATCCCATGTTTTTGAACCGTACTATACTACAAAGGCTGATGGAACTGGTCTTGGCCTTACAATGGCATATAAAGTAATAAAGGAATTCAGGGGAGATATTTCCGTTGATTCTAAAACCGGAGAGGGAACTGAGTTTACGATAACTATTCCGGTTCCTCAGAAAAGCACTAAACTTTTAGGTGAGAAATGAAATTTACAATTCTTATTATTGACGACGAAAAAAATATTCGGGAAGGGCTTGCAGCGAATTTTGAACTGGAAGACTATAACGTAAAAACTGCGGCTTCTGGAGAAGAAGGTCTTGAGTATGTTTCAAAGGGAGACATTGACCTTGTAATCAGTGACCTCCGTATGAACGGAATGGGCGGTGAGGAAGTTCTCCAGCGGGTTACTGCCCAGACTCCAGGGGTTCCCGTTATTATTCTTACAGGTCACGGAGATGTAAATTCTGCAGTAGATGCAATGAGGCACGGAGCCTATGATTTTTTACTTAAGCCGGTAGATCTTGATCAGCTTACGATGATTGTAAAGCGTGCCCTTGAAAACCGACAGCTTCGTCTTGAGCACCAGCAGTTGAAGAAGGAAGTGGAAGATTCATCTGCTTTCAGTACTATGATCGGAAAATCCTCTGCAATAATGAAAATGCAGGAAACCATCCGTAAAGTTGCGGAAAGCAGGGCCAGCGTCCTTATCACGGGAGAAAGCGGCGTCGGAAAAGAACTTGTTGCCCGGGCAATTCATAATTATTCTTCCCGGAAAGCAAAAGAAATGATAAACGTTCATTGTGCTGCTTTAAGTGAAACCCTTTTGGAAAGCGAACTTTTCGGACATGAAAAAGGTGCGTTTACGGGAGCAGATCATTTAAAGAAAGGCCGCTTTGAACTTGCTCACGGCAGTACGATTTTTCTTGATGAAATAGGAGAAATAAACCAGAGCGTGCAGATAAAGATTCTCCGGGTGTTGCAGGAGAGGCGTTTTGAAAGAGTAGGCGGTGAGCAGACCATTGAAGTTGACGTCAGGGTTGTTGCTGCTACAAACAGAAATCTTGAAGAAGAAGTAAAAAAAGGAAGGTTTAGGGAAGATTTATATTACAGGCTGAATGTAGTTCATATTCATGTTCCACCTCTCAGGGAAAGAAAGGAAGATATTCCTCTTTTAATACAGAGTTTCCTTGATGAGTTTAACAGGGAAAATTCTAAGAATATTACTGGACTTGATTCAAAAGCCAAGTCTGCTATGTTTAAGTATGACTGGCCGGGAAATATCCGGGAACTTCGTAACTGCATGGAAAGTGCCGTGGTAATGTGTTCCGGGGATCATATTACTATTGATGATCTTCCTCCAGGCATTGCAAAAAAATCTGAGGGAGAAGTAATAACAGTTCCTTTAGGTCAGACTCTTGAGGAAACTGAAAAAACAGTCATTCTTGAAAATCTTGCAGCAAACCGTAACAATAAAAGTAAGACTGCTGATCTTCTTGGCATAGGAAGAAAAACTCTCCAGCGTAAACTTTCGGAATGGGGAATTGATAATTCAGGAGAGTAAAGTTTGGAAACAATGTATGACCGTTTGGGAGAATTATTGAATGAGACTCTTAAGGACGGCTATGTAAAGTCTTCTGAGCCGCAGAAAGAAACTGAACGGTTTACAGAAACAGAAACACAGGCCTCGTCTCTTAAAAATAAAAACGGTTTTACCTGGCCCAAAGGAAAAAAGAAAAAAAGTTCATCATTTGAAAAAAAATCTGTAGAAAGTAAAAAAAAGGTTAAGAAGATATTTTCTGCTGAAGCAGAGAGGGCATTAAGACTCTTTTCTCTTGACGGGAATTATACGGAAGAGGAATTAAAAAAAGCATATAAAGAAAAACTGAATGTATTTCATCCCGACAAGAATAAAAAACTGCCGATAGTTCAGAAAGTAGCTGCGGAAAAAACAAGACAGGTGGTGGAGGCTTTCAGGCTTTTGTCAGATCTTTTGAACGAAAGTTCTTTAAAATAAAAATCCCTGAAGTTCAAAAATGCAGGAGCACTTAAAAACTTTAGGGAACAGTTAAGACACTGGGGTTGTCCAAAAAGTATTGTCATACTGAACTTGTTTCAGCATCTACATCACATCTAGTTCTATAGATTCCGAAACAAGTTCGGAATGACACTAGGATGTAAACTTATTGGTCATTCCCTAAGTCTTATATCAGATAACGGTTCCGTCCGGAATTACTGCACCCTTGCGGATTACGATAATG
Above is a window of Treponema rectale DNA encoding:
- a CDS encoding sigma-54-dependent transcriptional regulator; its protein translation is MKFTILIIDDEKNIREGLAANFELEDYNVKTAASGEEGLEYVSKGDIDLVISDLRMNGMGGEEVLQRVTAQTPGVPVIILTGHGDVNSAVDAMRHGAYDFLLKPVDLDQLTMIVKRALENRQLRLEHQQLKKEVEDSSAFSTMIGKSSAIMKMQETIRKVAESRASVLITGESGVGKELVARAIHNYSSRKAKEMINVHCAALSETLLESELFGHEKGAFTGADHLKKGRFELAHGSTIFLDEIGEINQSVQIKILRVLQERRFERVGGEQTIEVDVRVVAATNRNLEEEVKKGRFREDLYYRLNVVHIHVPPLRERKEDIPLLIQSFLDEFNRENSKNITGLDSKAKSAMFKYDWPGNIRELRNCMESAVVMCSGDHITIDDLPPGIAKKSEGEVITVPLGQTLEETEKTVILENLAANRNNKSKTADLLGIGRKTLQRKLSEWGIDNSGE
- a CDS encoding DnaJ domain-containing protein encodes the protein MYDRLGELLNETLKDGYVKSSEPQKETERFTETETQASSLKNKNGFTWPKGKKKKSSSFEKKSVESKKKVKKIFSAEAERALRLFSLDGNYTEEELKKAYKEKLNVFHPDKNKKLPIVQKVAAEKTRQVVEAFRLLSDLLNESSLK